One window of the Trifolium pratense cultivar HEN17-A07 linkage group LG2, ARS_RC_1.1, whole genome shotgun sequence genome contains the following:
- the LOC123905781 gene encoding ABC transporter C family member 10-like isoform X2, translated as MDNFWSIISRVCGFVDNGGKPWLLHGLTWLVVSLTISLQIKQITKALIFLVSGATLLLLCTYKACKCKDADREINETLYAPLKEVDPIINVTPFSKAGFFSKISFWWLNPLMKSGQEKTLLDEDIPKLREFDRAKSCYLSFVEQLNKQKQNEPSSHSSVFWTIILCHQREILITGLFALLKVLTLSCAPLLLNEFILVAEGKKSFKYQGYVLAVSLLFIKIIGSLSQRQWYFRSRLVGMKVRSLLTAAIYKKMLRLSNSARLIHSSGEIMNYMIVDAYRIGEFPFWFHRTWTTSLQLCITLVILFRTIGLATLASLTVIIITVLYDVPLTKLENKFKSHLRVAQDERLKASSEALVNMKVLKLYAWETHFKNVIDNLRNVELKLLSVVQVRKAYIVFLFWISPLLVSAASFLACYFLKVPLHASNVFTFLATLRLVQEPISSIPDVISVIIEAKVAFARIVNFLEAPELQRENIRKKCFNHNLKDLISIKCADFSWEGNAEKPTLRNINLDVRHGQKVAICGEVGSGKSTLIGTILGEVSKTNGTIDVHGKFAYVSQTAWIQTGTIRENILFGSELDDQIYQETLQKSSLVKDLELLPYGDLTEIGERGVNLSGGQKQRIQLARALYQNADIYLLDDPFSSVDAHTAKKLFNEYIMEGLKEKTVILVTHQVEFLPAFDSILLMSNGEILQVGPYHQLLTSSQEFNDLVNAHKETNGSEQLASATLSQRHSTSRKSMQPSVSKKYKAQYGNQLIQKEEREKGDTGLKPYLQYLNQMKGYILFFTAFLSHLIFVVCQILQNSWMAANVDNPLVSTLQLILVYFLIGGLSTVFLLSRCLLVVTLGLQSSKHLFSQLMNSLFRAPMSFYDSTPLGRVLSRVSSDLSIMDLDLPFSLSYSVGATINLYSTLTVLAVFTWQVLIVAIPMIYVAIRMQKYYFASAKEVMRMNGTTKSSLANHVNETVAGAATIRAFDEEDHSFEKNLDLIDINASALFHSFASNEWLIQRLETISAVVLTAAALCIVMCPPGTFTSGIIAMALSYGLSLNNSLIYSIKNQCTLANHVISVERLNQYMHIESEAEEIVEGNRPPLNWPVAGKVEIYDLKIRYRPDGPLVLNGITCTFKEGHKIGIVGRTGSGKSTLISALFRLVEPAGGKIIVDGLDISSIGLHDLRLSFGIIPQDPTLFNGTVKYNLDPLSQHTDQEIWEVLGKCQLQEVVQGKEEGLNSSVCEDGSNWSMGQRQLFCLARALLRKSRILVLDEATASIDNSTDLVMQKTIRTEFADCTVITVAHRIPTVMDCSMVLAISDGKLAEYDEPMNLMKREESLFRKLVKEYWSHFQSAESH; from the exons ATGGATAATTTTTGGAGCATAATTTCTAGGGTCTGTGGTTTTGTTGATAATGGAGGAAAACCTTGGTTGTTGCATGGACTCACTTGGTTGGTTGTAAGTTTAACTATAAGTCTTCAGATAAAACAAATCACAAAAGCACTCATATTCTTAGTTTCTG GAGCAACTTTACTTCTGTTATGCACATACAAAGCATGTAAATGTAAAGATGCTGACAGAGAAATTAATGAAACCCTATATGCTCCTTTAAAGGAAGTTGATCCTATAATCAATGTAACCCCATTTTCCAAGGCTGGATTCTTTAGTAAGATTTCGTTTTGGTGGTTGAATCCATTGATGAAAAGTGGTCAAGAGAAAACACTTCTAGACGAGGATATTCCAAAGTTAAGAGAGTTTGACCGAGCAAAAAGTTGTTATTTATCATTTGTGGAACagttaaacaaacaaaaacaaaatgaaccATCATCACATTCGTCGGTGTTTTGGACAATAATTTTGTGCCATCAGAGAGAGATTTTGATAACAGGACTATTTGCTTTGCTCAAGGTACTCACGCTATCTTGTGCTCCTCTACTTTTGAATGAATTTATATTGGTTGCTGAAGgtaaaaaaagtttcaaatatcaAGGTTACGTATTGGCCGTATCACTCTTGTTTATAAAGATCATAGGATCCCTATCGCAAAGACAATGGTATTTCCGCAGTAGACTTGTTGGGATGAAAGTTAGATCACTACTTACTGCAgccatttataaaaaaatgttaaggcTATCAAATTCTGCTAGATTGATTCACTCTAGTGGCGAGATAATGAATTATATGATTGTGGATGCTTATAGAATTGGAGAATTTCCATTTTGGTTTCATAGGACTTGGACAACAAGCCTCCAATTGTGTATTACATTGGTAATTCTTTTCCGCACAATTGGACTAGCAACACTAGCATCATTGACAGTGATAATTATCACGGTACTTTACGATGTTCCCCTAACAAAGTTAGAGAACAAGTTTAAAAGTCATCTTAGGGTGGCACAAGATGAGAGATTAAAGGCTAGTTCTGAGGCTCTCGTAAATATGAAAGTGCTGAAGCTATATGCATGGGAAacacattttaaaaatgttataGATAACTTACGAAATGTGGAACTCAAATTGTTATCTGTTGTGCAAGTAAGAAAGGCGTACATTGTCTTTCTCTTTTGGATATCACCGCTGTTGGTATCTGCTGCTTCTTTTCTAGCATGTTACTTCCTGAAAGTTCCTTTGCATGCAAGTAATGTTTTCACCTTTCTGGCAACTTTGCGCCTCGTTCAAGAACCAATTTCAAGCATTCCAGATGTTATTTCGGTGATCATTGAGGCAAAAGTTGCATTCGCTCGGATTGTTAATTTTCTTGAGGCACCCGAACTGCAGAGAGAAAATATCAGGAAAAAGTGCTTCAATCATAACCTCAAAGacttaatttcaataaaatgtgCTGACTTTTCATGGGAAGGTAATGCAGAAAAACCAACCCTAAGGAACATAAATTTAGACGTTAGACATGGGCAAAAGGTGGCTATTTGTGGAGAAGTTGGCTCAGGAAAATCAACCCTCATAGGAACAATTCTCGGAGAAGtttctaaaacaaatggaaCG ATTGATGTTCATGGTAAATTTGCATATGTTTCACAAACAGCATGGATACAAACAGGCACAATACgtgaaaatattttgtttggatCTGAATTGGATGATCAAATATATCAAGAAACACTTCAAAAGTCTTCACTGGTAAAGGACCTTGAGTTGCTTCCCTACGGTGACCTCACTGAAATAGGTGAGAGAGGAGTTAATTTAAGTGGAGGTCAAAAACAGCGAATTCAACTAGCTCGCGCTCTTTATCAGAATGCTGATATATATCTATTAGATGATCCATTTAGCTCAGTTGATGCACATACtgcaaaaaaattgtttaat GAATACATCATGGAAGGACTCAAAGAGAAAACAGTCATACTTGTGACTCATCAAGTTGAATTCCTCCCAGCCTTTGATTCTATTTTG TTGATGTCTAATGGGGAAATCCTACAAGTTGGTCCATATCACCAGCTATTGACCTCGAGCCAAGAATTCAATGACCTTGTCAATGCTCACAAAGAGACTAATGGTTCTGAACAACTTGCAAGTGCTACTTTATCCCAGAGACATTCAACTTCCAGAAAGAGTATGCAACCTTCTGTGTCGAAGAAGTATAAAGCACAATATGGAAATCAATTAATtcagaaagaagagagagagaaaggagACACAGGATTGAAGCCTTACTTACAATATCTAAATCAGATGAAAGGCTACATATTATTCTTTACGGCTTTTCTATCTCACCTAATTTTTGTGGTTTGTCAGATACTGCAAAACTCATGGATGGCTGCTAATGTTGACAATCCCCTTGTCAGCACATTGCAGTTGATTTTAGTTTATTTCCTTATCGGTGGTTTATCAACCGTTTTTTTGCTCAGCAGATGTCTACTCGTAGTTACTTTGGGTCTTCAATCGTCAAAACATTTATTTTCACAGTTGATGAACTCCCTCTTTCGTGCACCGATGTCATTTTATGACTCTACACCATTAGGAAGGGTACTTAGTAGG GTCTCATCTGATCTGAGCATTATGGATCTTGATTTGCCCTTTAGCCTCAGTTATTCAGTGGGAGCCACTATAAATTTGTATTCTACTCTTACAGTTTTAGCAGTTTTCACATGGCAAGTCTTAATTGTGGCTATACCAATGATTTATGTTGCTATTCGCATGCAG AAATACTACTTTGCTTCAGCAAAAGAAGTAATGAGGATGAATGGCACAACAAAGTCCTCATTAGCTAATCATGTAAATGAAACTGTTGCTGGAGCTGCAACAATAAGGGCTTTTGATGAGGAAGATCATTCTTTTGAGAAGAACCTTGATCTAATTGATATTAATGCTAGTGCTTTATTCCATAGTTTTGCCTCAAATGAGTGGTTAATCCAACGGTTAGAAACAATCAGTGCAGTTGTTCTTACCGCGGCAGCACTTTGCATAGTTATGTGCCCCCCTGGAACTTTCACCTCAG GAATTATTGCCATGGCTTTATCTTATGGCCTTTCACTAAACAATTCCttaatatattcaattaaaaatcaatGCACTCTTGCAAATCACGTAATATCAGTGGAGAGACTAAATCAATATATGCATATAGAAAGTGAGGCCGAAGAAATAGTAGAAGGAAATCGCCCTCCTCTGAATTGGCCAGTTGCAGGCAAAGTAGAAATATATGACTTGAAG ATTCGATACAGACCCGACGGACCACTAGTACTTAATGGGATCACATGCACATTTAAAGAAGGGCACAAGATTGGTATTGTTGGAAGAACAGGCAGTGGGAAATCGACTCTAATTAGCGCTTTATTTCGTCTTGTGGAACCAGCAGGAGGAAAAATTATAGTTGATGGACTAGATATATCATCTATTGGCCTTCATGATTTGAGGCTAAGTTTTGGGATTATACCTCAGGATCCTACTCTCTTTAATGGGACTGTAAAATATAATTTGGACCCTTTATCACAACACACAGATCAAGAGATATGGGAG GTTCTTGGGAAGTGTCAGTTGCAAGAAGTTGTCCAAGGGAAAGAAGAGGGTTTAAACTCCTCAG TTTGTGAAGATGGGTCAAATTGGAGCATGGGACAAAGACAGTTATTTTGTTTGGCGCGTGCTCTTTTGAGGAAAAGTAGGATATTAGTGTTAGACGAAGCAACTGCATCAATTGATAATTCTACTGATCTGGTTATGCAGAAAACCATTAGAACTGAGTTTGCAGATTGTACCGTGATCACAGTAGCGCACAGGATACCAACTGTGATGGATTGCAGTATGGTTCTTGCTATAAGTGATG GAAAACTGGCGGAGTATGACGAGCCAATGAACTTGATGAAGAGAGAAGAATCGTTGTTCAGGAAACTTGTCAAGGAATACTGGTCTCATTTTCAGTCTGCAGAATCGCATTGA
- the LOC123905781 gene encoding ABC transporter C family member 10-like isoform X1 yields the protein MDNFWSIISRVCGFVDNGGKPWLLHGLTWLVVSLTISLQIKQITKALIFLVSGILLSALSMSFTVGSSELSFEAVLNVLSFSGATLLLLCTYKACKCKDADREINETLYAPLKEVDPIINVTPFSKAGFFSKISFWWLNPLMKSGQEKTLLDEDIPKLREFDRAKSCYLSFVEQLNKQKQNEPSSHSSVFWTIILCHQREILITGLFALLKVLTLSCAPLLLNEFILVAEGKKSFKYQGYVLAVSLLFIKIIGSLSQRQWYFRSRLVGMKVRSLLTAAIYKKMLRLSNSARLIHSSGEIMNYMIVDAYRIGEFPFWFHRTWTTSLQLCITLVILFRTIGLATLASLTVIIITVLYDVPLTKLENKFKSHLRVAQDERLKASSEALVNMKVLKLYAWETHFKNVIDNLRNVELKLLSVVQVRKAYIVFLFWISPLLVSAASFLACYFLKVPLHASNVFTFLATLRLVQEPISSIPDVISVIIEAKVAFARIVNFLEAPELQRENIRKKCFNHNLKDLISIKCADFSWEGNAEKPTLRNINLDVRHGQKVAICGEVGSGKSTLIGTILGEVSKTNGTIDVHGKFAYVSQTAWIQTGTIRENILFGSELDDQIYQETLQKSSLVKDLELLPYGDLTEIGERGVNLSGGQKQRIQLARALYQNADIYLLDDPFSSVDAHTAKKLFNEYIMEGLKEKTVILVTHQVEFLPAFDSILLMSNGEILQVGPYHQLLTSSQEFNDLVNAHKETNGSEQLASATLSQRHSTSRKSMQPSVSKKYKAQYGNQLIQKEEREKGDTGLKPYLQYLNQMKGYILFFTAFLSHLIFVVCQILQNSWMAANVDNPLVSTLQLILVYFLIGGLSTVFLLSRCLLVVTLGLQSSKHLFSQLMNSLFRAPMSFYDSTPLGRVLSRVSSDLSIMDLDLPFSLSYSVGATINLYSTLTVLAVFTWQVLIVAIPMIYVAIRMQKYYFASAKEVMRMNGTTKSSLANHVNETVAGAATIRAFDEEDHSFEKNLDLIDINASALFHSFASNEWLIQRLETISAVVLTAAALCIVMCPPGTFTSGIIAMALSYGLSLNNSLIYSIKNQCTLANHVISVERLNQYMHIESEAEEIVEGNRPPLNWPVAGKVEIYDLKIRYRPDGPLVLNGITCTFKEGHKIGIVGRTGSGKSTLISALFRLVEPAGGKIIVDGLDISSIGLHDLRLSFGIIPQDPTLFNGTVKYNLDPLSQHTDQEIWEVLGKCQLQEVVQGKEEGLNSSVCEDGSNWSMGQRQLFCLARALLRKSRILVLDEATASIDNSTDLVMQKTIRTEFADCTVITVAHRIPTVMDCSMVLAISDGKLAEYDEPMNLMKREESLFRKLVKEYWSHFQSAESH from the exons ATGGATAATTTTTGGAGCATAATTTCTAGGGTCTGTGGTTTTGTTGATAATGGAGGAAAACCTTGGTTGTTGCATGGACTCACTTGGTTGGTTGTAAGTTTAACTATAAGTCTTCAGATAAAACAAATCACAAAAGCACTCATATTCTTAGTTTCTGGTATATTATTAAGTGCTTTATCCATGTCTTTTACAGTAGGAAGTAGCGAACTGTCATTCGAGGCAGTTTTAAATGTTCTATCTTTTTCAGGAGCAACTTTACTTCTGTTATGCACATACAAAGCATGTAAATGTAAAGATGCTGACAGAGAAATTAATGAAACCCTATATGCTCCTTTAAAGGAAGTTGATCCTATAATCAATGTAACCCCATTTTCCAAGGCTGGATTCTTTAGTAAGATTTCGTTTTGGTGGTTGAATCCATTGATGAAAAGTGGTCAAGAGAAAACACTTCTAGACGAGGATATTCCAAAGTTAAGAGAGTTTGACCGAGCAAAAAGTTGTTATTTATCATTTGTGGAACagttaaacaaacaaaaacaaaatgaaccATCATCACATTCGTCGGTGTTTTGGACAATAATTTTGTGCCATCAGAGAGAGATTTTGATAACAGGACTATTTGCTTTGCTCAAGGTACTCACGCTATCTTGTGCTCCTCTACTTTTGAATGAATTTATATTGGTTGCTGAAGgtaaaaaaagtttcaaatatcaAGGTTACGTATTGGCCGTATCACTCTTGTTTATAAAGATCATAGGATCCCTATCGCAAAGACAATGGTATTTCCGCAGTAGACTTGTTGGGATGAAAGTTAGATCACTACTTACTGCAgccatttataaaaaaatgttaaggcTATCAAATTCTGCTAGATTGATTCACTCTAGTGGCGAGATAATGAATTATATGATTGTGGATGCTTATAGAATTGGAGAATTTCCATTTTGGTTTCATAGGACTTGGACAACAAGCCTCCAATTGTGTATTACATTGGTAATTCTTTTCCGCACAATTGGACTAGCAACACTAGCATCATTGACAGTGATAATTATCACGGTACTTTACGATGTTCCCCTAACAAAGTTAGAGAACAAGTTTAAAAGTCATCTTAGGGTGGCACAAGATGAGAGATTAAAGGCTAGTTCTGAGGCTCTCGTAAATATGAAAGTGCTGAAGCTATATGCATGGGAAacacattttaaaaatgttataGATAACTTACGAAATGTGGAACTCAAATTGTTATCTGTTGTGCAAGTAAGAAAGGCGTACATTGTCTTTCTCTTTTGGATATCACCGCTGTTGGTATCTGCTGCTTCTTTTCTAGCATGTTACTTCCTGAAAGTTCCTTTGCATGCAAGTAATGTTTTCACCTTTCTGGCAACTTTGCGCCTCGTTCAAGAACCAATTTCAAGCATTCCAGATGTTATTTCGGTGATCATTGAGGCAAAAGTTGCATTCGCTCGGATTGTTAATTTTCTTGAGGCACCCGAACTGCAGAGAGAAAATATCAGGAAAAAGTGCTTCAATCATAACCTCAAAGacttaatttcaataaaatgtgCTGACTTTTCATGGGAAGGTAATGCAGAAAAACCAACCCTAAGGAACATAAATTTAGACGTTAGACATGGGCAAAAGGTGGCTATTTGTGGAGAAGTTGGCTCAGGAAAATCAACCCTCATAGGAACAATTCTCGGAGAAGtttctaaaacaaatggaaCG ATTGATGTTCATGGTAAATTTGCATATGTTTCACAAACAGCATGGATACAAACAGGCACAATACgtgaaaatattttgtttggatCTGAATTGGATGATCAAATATATCAAGAAACACTTCAAAAGTCTTCACTGGTAAAGGACCTTGAGTTGCTTCCCTACGGTGACCTCACTGAAATAGGTGAGAGAGGAGTTAATTTAAGTGGAGGTCAAAAACAGCGAATTCAACTAGCTCGCGCTCTTTATCAGAATGCTGATATATATCTATTAGATGATCCATTTAGCTCAGTTGATGCACATACtgcaaaaaaattgtttaat GAATACATCATGGAAGGACTCAAAGAGAAAACAGTCATACTTGTGACTCATCAAGTTGAATTCCTCCCAGCCTTTGATTCTATTTTG TTGATGTCTAATGGGGAAATCCTACAAGTTGGTCCATATCACCAGCTATTGACCTCGAGCCAAGAATTCAATGACCTTGTCAATGCTCACAAAGAGACTAATGGTTCTGAACAACTTGCAAGTGCTACTTTATCCCAGAGACATTCAACTTCCAGAAAGAGTATGCAACCTTCTGTGTCGAAGAAGTATAAAGCACAATATGGAAATCAATTAATtcagaaagaagagagagagaaaggagACACAGGATTGAAGCCTTACTTACAATATCTAAATCAGATGAAAGGCTACATATTATTCTTTACGGCTTTTCTATCTCACCTAATTTTTGTGGTTTGTCAGATACTGCAAAACTCATGGATGGCTGCTAATGTTGACAATCCCCTTGTCAGCACATTGCAGTTGATTTTAGTTTATTTCCTTATCGGTGGTTTATCAACCGTTTTTTTGCTCAGCAGATGTCTACTCGTAGTTACTTTGGGTCTTCAATCGTCAAAACATTTATTTTCACAGTTGATGAACTCCCTCTTTCGTGCACCGATGTCATTTTATGACTCTACACCATTAGGAAGGGTACTTAGTAGG GTCTCATCTGATCTGAGCATTATGGATCTTGATTTGCCCTTTAGCCTCAGTTATTCAGTGGGAGCCACTATAAATTTGTATTCTACTCTTACAGTTTTAGCAGTTTTCACATGGCAAGTCTTAATTGTGGCTATACCAATGATTTATGTTGCTATTCGCATGCAG AAATACTACTTTGCTTCAGCAAAAGAAGTAATGAGGATGAATGGCACAACAAAGTCCTCATTAGCTAATCATGTAAATGAAACTGTTGCTGGAGCTGCAACAATAAGGGCTTTTGATGAGGAAGATCATTCTTTTGAGAAGAACCTTGATCTAATTGATATTAATGCTAGTGCTTTATTCCATAGTTTTGCCTCAAATGAGTGGTTAATCCAACGGTTAGAAACAATCAGTGCAGTTGTTCTTACCGCGGCAGCACTTTGCATAGTTATGTGCCCCCCTGGAACTTTCACCTCAG GAATTATTGCCATGGCTTTATCTTATGGCCTTTCACTAAACAATTCCttaatatattcaattaaaaatcaatGCACTCTTGCAAATCACGTAATATCAGTGGAGAGACTAAATCAATATATGCATATAGAAAGTGAGGCCGAAGAAATAGTAGAAGGAAATCGCCCTCCTCTGAATTGGCCAGTTGCAGGCAAAGTAGAAATATATGACTTGAAG ATTCGATACAGACCCGACGGACCACTAGTACTTAATGGGATCACATGCACATTTAAAGAAGGGCACAAGATTGGTATTGTTGGAAGAACAGGCAGTGGGAAATCGACTCTAATTAGCGCTTTATTTCGTCTTGTGGAACCAGCAGGAGGAAAAATTATAGTTGATGGACTAGATATATCATCTATTGGCCTTCATGATTTGAGGCTAAGTTTTGGGATTATACCTCAGGATCCTACTCTCTTTAATGGGACTGTAAAATATAATTTGGACCCTTTATCACAACACACAGATCAAGAGATATGGGAG GTTCTTGGGAAGTGTCAGTTGCAAGAAGTTGTCCAAGGGAAAGAAGAGGGTTTAAACTCCTCAG TTTGTGAAGATGGGTCAAATTGGAGCATGGGACAAAGACAGTTATTTTGTTTGGCGCGTGCTCTTTTGAGGAAAAGTAGGATATTAGTGTTAGACGAAGCAACTGCATCAATTGATAATTCTACTGATCTGGTTATGCAGAAAACCATTAGAACTGAGTTTGCAGATTGTACCGTGATCACAGTAGCGCACAGGATACCAACTGTGATGGATTGCAGTATGGTTCTTGCTATAAGTGATG GAAAACTGGCGGAGTATGACGAGCCAATGAACTTGATGAAGAGAGAAGAATCGTTGTTCAGGAAACTTGTCAAGGAATACTGGTCTCATTTTCAGTCTGCAGAATCGCATTGA